One genomic window of Methanosalsum zhilinae DSM 4017 includes the following:
- the rqcH gene encoding ribosome rescue protein RqcH encodes MKDEMSSADVSALVYELVHGPYNLIDAKIGKIYQPFSDEIRINLFIHGKGRDNLILEAGKRAHISKNLPPNPKLPPSFPMLLRKHLSGGRILDISQYDFDRIIEIRIVRGGVETVLVAELFARGNIVLLDSERKIILPMKPVTFRGRKIRSGETYEYPESKVNPLEITEEKMKDLLYTSTSDLVRTIATKMNLGGNLSEEICLVSGIDKNRSAKEIDDQEISILCESVNDVLSPLVSGDLKPNIVKKKNDDLEPINVNPFDLKIFEKYEKEYYESFNEALDEYFGKASLEKVDEKVETVKKDKAGVFERRLQQQKTAISKFEKQAEKYVQAAEKIYSYYQDIEHITDALNNARSKGYSWSEIKSIIKSSKDSTQAAKSIINIDPGKGIIVLDLDGTNVEININKSIPQNAEMYYEKAKKVTRKRDGALKALEETKASMQKKEKKEPSKRKIIRKPSWYERFRWFISSDGFLVVGGRDADTNEEIVKKYMEKRDLFFHTQAPGAPVTIIKTEGKEVPSTTIEEASRFVVSYSSLWKLGHFAGDCYMVKPEQVSKTPESGEYLKKGSFVIRGERNYFKNVPMRVAVGIEKDTPRVIGGPVSAITKWGEHIIELIPGKFNQNDIAKKIYRILVDSVEDVSLVRQIASPDKIARMLPPGGSDIV; translated from the coding sequence ATGAAAGATGAAATGTCAAGTGCTGATGTGTCTGCTCTGGTGTATGAGCTTGTGCATGGCCCCTATAATCTTATCGATGCAAAGATAGGAAAGATATATCAACCTTTTTCTGATGAGATCCGAATTAATCTTTTTATCCATGGAAAGGGACGAGATAATCTGATTCTGGAAGCTGGAAAAAGGGCCCACATAAGCAAAAACCTGCCTCCCAATCCAAAACTACCTCCCTCGTTTCCAATGCTTCTAAGGAAACATCTCTCAGGGGGCAGGATTCTGGATATCAGCCAGTATGATTTTGACCGGATTATTGAGATCAGGATTGTGCGAGGTGGTGTTGAAACCGTGCTTGTAGCTGAATTATTTGCACGGGGAAATATTGTTCTTCTGGATAGCGAAAGAAAAATAATTCTCCCAATGAAGCCTGTAACATTCCGGGGACGAAAAATCCGTAGTGGTGAAACATATGAATATCCGGAATCCAAGGTAAATCCTCTGGAAATAACAGAAGAGAAAATGAAGGACCTACTTTATACTTCAACCAGTGATCTTGTACGCACAATTGCAACAAAAATGAATCTTGGTGGAAATCTCTCAGAAGAGATATGTTTGGTTTCGGGAATTGATAAGAACAGGTCTGCAAAAGAGATTGATGATCAGGAAATATCAATTCTCTGTGAATCTGTAAACGATGTATTGTCACCTCTTGTATCTGGTGATCTGAAGCCAAATATAGTGAAGAAGAAAAATGATGATCTTGAACCTATAAATGTAAATCCTTTTGACCTGAAGATATTTGAAAAATATGAAAAGGAATATTATGAATCCTTCAATGAAGCTCTGGATGAATATTTCGGAAAGGCTTCCCTTGAAAAGGTGGATGAAAAGGTAGAAACTGTAAAAAAAGATAAAGCAGGTGTATTTGAAAGACGTCTACAGCAGCAGAAGACCGCAATCAGCAAATTTGAAAAGCAGGCTGAAAAATATGTCCAGGCTGCAGAAAAGATATACTCCTATTATCAGGATATTGAACATATAACAGACGCTCTCAATAATGCAAGGAGCAAAGGTTATTCCTGGAGTGAAATAAAATCTATCATAAAAAGCTCAAAAGACAGTACACAAGCCGCAAAATCAATTATTAATATTGATCCTGGAAAAGGAATTATTGTGCTTGATCTTGATGGAACAAATGTTGAAATCAACATCAATAAATCAATTCCGCAGAATGCTGAAATGTATTATGAAAAGGCAAAAAAAGTTACACGAAAAAGAGATGGTGCTCTGAAAGCTCTTGAAGAAACAAAAGCTTCCATGCAGAAAAAGGAAAAGAAAGAACCCAGTAAAAGAAAGATCATAAGAAAACCTTCATGGTATGAAAGGTTCAGATGGTTTATCTCCTCAGATGGTTTTCTTGTAGTAGGTGGAAGAGACGCTGATACCAATGAAGAAATTGTGAAGAAATATATGGAAAAAAGAGATCTGTTTTTCCACACCCAGGCACCGGGTGCACCAGTAACAATTATAAAAACTGAAGGAAAAGAAGTACCCTCCACCACAATTGAAGAGGCATCCCGGTTTGTAGTTTCCTATTCCAGTCTCTGGAAGCTGGGTCATTTTGCAGGAGATTGCTATATGGTAAAACCGGAACAGGTTTCAAAGACACCCGAATCCGGTGAATACCTGAAAAAAGGGTCCTTTGTAATACGCGGAGAACGGAATTACTTCAAAAATGTGCCTATGAGAGTTGCAGTTGGGATTGAAAAAGATACTCCAAGAGTAATAGGTGGTCCGGTATCAGCCATTACGAAATGGGGCGAGCATATTATTGAGCTGATTCCAGGTAAGTTCAACCAGAACGATATTGCAAAGAAGATATATCGTATATTAGTGGATAGTGTAGAAGATGTATCTCTTGTAAGGCAGATCGCTTCTCCGGACAAGATTGCCCGGATGCTTCCACCCGGTGGCTCTGATATTGTATGA
- a CDS encoding mRNA surveillance protein pelota, whose amino-acid sequence MRIVKRNLKGNEGEISLIMESLDDLWHLKYIIERGDLIFAVTKRKAESATDKIRPEKTEKKTVRLGVRVENIEFHKFSNRLRVTGVIESGMDSGSYHTLNIEEDSHVSIVKKWKNDQLERIQEAEAASRRPKVIIVCIEEGDADIGLVRHYGVETYSHITQSSGKGEGTLRELFFDNILDQLMTAASGSESIVIAGPGFTKDDFVKYVNNKEPSIVERVVMEDTSSIGVSGFQEVLKRGAVDRIMEESRIARESMLIDELLKEIATDGKAEYGFEQVTNALNYGAIETLLIADEMLRQEREKDNIDSFLLSVEQAQGRVVVFSTEFEPGQKLMALGGIAALLRFKI is encoded by the coding sequence ATGAGGATTGTAAAAAGAAATCTCAAAGGAAACGAAGGTGAAATTTCACTTATAATGGAGTCGCTGGATGATTTATGGCACCTGAAATATATTATAGAGAGAGGCGACCTTATATTTGCTGTAACCAAAAGAAAAGCAGAAAGTGCAACCGACAAGATCAGGCCTGAAAAAACAGAAAAAAAAACGGTTCGTCTTGGCGTTAGAGTAGAGAATATTGAATTTCACAAATTCTCAAATCGGTTAAGGGTCACTGGGGTTATAGAAAGTGGAATGGATTCGGGATCCTACCATACTCTCAATATTGAAGAAGATTCCCATGTGTCTATTGTTAAAAAATGGAAGAATGACCAGCTTGAGAGGATCCAGGAAGCAGAGGCTGCATCCAGGAGACCGAAAGTAATTATAGTCTGCATTGAAGAAGGAGATGCTGATATCGGCCTAGTTCGCCATTATGGTGTTGAAACCTATTCACATATTACACAGTCTTCTGGAAAAGGGGAGGGAACACTAAGAGAACTTTTCTTTGACAATATTCTGGATCAGCTTATGACCGCAGCTTCTGGATCGGAATCAATTGTGATTGCAGGCCCGGGCTTTACTAAAGATGATTTTGTCAAATATGTTAATAATAAAGAACCATCTATTGTAGAAAGGGTTGTCATGGAAGATACATCTTCGATCGGAGTTTCAGGATTTCAGGAAGTCCTTAAAAGAGGTGCTGTTGACCGGATTATGGAAGAATCCAGAATTGCAAGGGAATCCATGTTAATAGATGAACTATTAAAGGAGATCGCAACTGATGGTAAAGCAGAGTATGGTTTTGAACAGGTTACAAATGCTCTCAATTATGGAGCTATTGAAACACTTCTGATAGCAGACGAAATGCTTAGACAGGAGCGTGAAAAGGATAATATTGATTCTTTTTTGCTTTCAGTAGAACAGGCTCAGGGAAGAGTAGTAGTATTCAGTACAGAATTTGAACCGGGTCAGAAATTAATGGCTCTTGGAGGAATTGCTGCACTGCTTAGATTTAAAATATGA
- a CDS encoding MATE family efflux transporter, whose amino-acid sequence MTDNKKNLEKENISNLLLRLSVPAIIGMMIQATYNITDTIFVGRALGENGVYAIGGLAVAFPVQMIIMATALAIGIGGASIISRSIGKNDVDRAERTFGNVILLVFISSIGIIVFGTIYLSPILQAFGATDAILPYSYDYLQIILYGTFFFSFALAVNSIVRAEGNANIAMYSMIISAGLNILLDPLFIFGFGMGIRGAAYATVISQIICAMYLINYYVGGKSIIKFRLKNLKPDLGIVNEISAIGISPFVRQGSSSIVVIVLNNVLVIYGGDVSVAVFGIMSRLLMFTIMPVLGIVHGLQPIIGFNYGAKNYDRVIQSVKLSASVASGISFAGFLLLFLFPEQLMNIFTSDKILIEEGISAIRISVLALPFVGFQIIGSALYQSIGKARPSFILSMSRQVFFLIPLVIILPRFFELNGVWIAFPISDLLAFALTFTMVSRELKSLNIEEV is encoded by the coding sequence TTGACAGATAATAAAAAAAATCTTGAAAAAGAAAACATATCCAATCTTTTGTTAAGATTATCTGTACCTGCAATAATCGGAATGATGATTCAGGCAACTTATAATATTACAGACACTATTTTTGTTGGAAGGGCACTGGGTGAAAATGGTGTGTATGCAATTGGGGGGCTTGCGGTTGCATTTCCTGTGCAGATGATAATAATGGCAACAGCTCTTGCAATTGGAATTGGAGGCGCTTCAATAATATCCCGTTCAATTGGAAAAAATGATGTTGACAGAGCAGAAAGAACGTTTGGCAATGTGATCTTACTTGTATTCATTTCATCAATTGGAATAATTGTTTTTGGAACCATTTATCTTAGCCCAATACTTCAGGCCTTTGGTGCTACGGATGCAATACTTCCATATTCCTACGACTATCTACAGATAATCCTCTATGGTACGTTCTTCTTTTCATTTGCCCTGGCAGTAAACAGCATTGTGAGAGCTGAAGGAAATGCAAATATTGCCATGTACTCAATGATAATTTCTGCAGGATTAAACATACTTCTTGATCCTCTGTTCATATTCGGATTTGGCATGGGTATTAGAGGAGCAGCATATGCAACTGTTATTTCTCAAATAATATGTGCAATGTACCTCATAAACTATTATGTTGGCGGAAAGAGTATAATCAAGTTCAGGTTAAAGAACCTCAAGCCCGACCTCGGAATAGTCAATGAGATCTCTGCAATTGGAATATCTCCATTTGTAAGACAGGGATCCAGCAGTATAGTTGTTATAGTTCTAAATAACGTTCTTGTCATATATGGCGGCGATGTATCAGTTGCGGTTTTTGGAATTATGAGTAGGTTACTGATGTTTACAATAATGCCAGTACTGGGAATCGTTCATGGATTGCAGCCAATCATAGGATTCAATTATGGTGCAAAGAACTATGACAGAGTAATACAATCAGTTAAGCTGTCAGCATCTGTAGCTTCCGGAATATCTTTTGCAGGATTTCTGCTATTGTTTCTGTTTCCGGAGCAACTGATGAACATTTTCACATCTGATAAGATACTCATAGAAGAGGGAATTAGTGCAATCAGGATATCAGTACTTGCACTGCCATTTGTAGGATTTCAGATTATAGGTTCTGCACTTTATCAATCCATCGGAAAAGCCAGGCCTTCATTTATACTTTCCATGAGCAGACAGGTCTTCTTTCTGATACCGTTGGTTATCATATTGCCCCGCTTTTTTGAACTCAATGGCGTATGGATAGCATTTCCGATATCAGATTTACTTGCTTTTGCTTTGACCTTTACTATGGTAAGCCGGGAACTTAAATCCCTCAATATTGAAGAGGTTTGA
- a CDS encoding DNA integrity scanning protein DisA nucleotide-binding domain protein codes for MKNTNIIIKNAVNLARELNACAIIVFGDIPIEGNETSIPIYSISKKPKDFIKYLISSSVEKTKGDTDLSSQLVQECSGKIEHLEKVAAIEHFMDQIRDGIVIGVIETFDSTSIIIHNIKENPMVKVMRECEERASTDVLKAVLSIALEISTFGREGKKVGTAFIIGDVEEVMMRSHQIIINPYYGHPEDRRNILNRDNWESIKEFSQLDGVFVVSEDGIIHSAGRYLDIDAREIAIDKGLGGRHVSAATITRDTVAIAVTISESGGVIRVYMDGKKKFSIETSERAIEVNRS; via the coding sequence ATGAAAAACACAAACATAATTATAAAAAATGCAGTAAACTTAGCCAGAGAACTGAATGCCTGTGCAATAATTGTGTTTGGAGATATCCCAATTGAAGGAAACGAGACCTCCATCCCCATATACTCGATTTCAAAAAAACCTAAGGATTTTATCAAGTATTTGATCTCATCAAGTGTGGAAAAAACAAAAGGGGATACAGACCTTAGCTCTCAGTTAGTACAGGAATGTTCTGGAAAAATCGAACATCTGGAAAAAGTAGCAGCTATCGAACATTTCATGGATCAGATAAGAGATGGTATAGTAATTGGAGTAATTGAAACTTTTGATTCCACATCTATAATTATTCACAATATTAAAGAGAATCCAATGGTCAAAGTGATGCGAGAGTGTGAAGAGAGAGCTTCAACTGATGTCCTGAAGGCCGTGCTTTCTATAGCTCTGGAAATTTCTACTTTTGGAAGAGAAGGAAAAAAAGTTGGTACTGCATTTATTATAGGAGACGTGGAAGAAGTAATGATGCGATCACATCAGATAATAATAAATCCATATTATGGACACCCAGAAGACAGAAGAAATATACTCAACCGGGACAACTGGGAATCAATAAAAGAATTCTCTCAGCTTGACGGTGTTTTTGTGGTCTCAGAAGATGGAATAATACATTCTGCAGGAAGGTATCTTGACATCGACGCAAGAGAAATCGCTATCGATAAAGGTCTTGGTGGAAGACACGTATCGGCAGCCACGATTACAAGAGACACTGTTGCAATAGCTGTTACTATCTCAGAGTCAGGAGGAGTGATCCGTGTTTATATGGATGGTAAAAAGAAATTTTCTATTGAGACATCAGAAAGGGCCATTGAAGTAAACCGGTCCTGA
- the thpR gene encoding RNA 2',3'-cyclic phosphodiesterase — protein sequence MVCLVRVFISVDIPQNMADKISQVQSYFSDFNFKFVDPLQVHLTLKFLGDVDDKLIPDIAEALDNINYEPFEARITGLGVFPKPSYAKVIWIGAEGGFEGLHREVESCLKDLNFKRDKKEFTAHLTIARVKFMPKSKKENFLKLFNELKDVDIGTMSVNSVYLKKSTLTPDGPVYETLHEVHLGDM from the coding sequence GTGGTATGTTTGGTCAGAGTTTTTATTTCAGTGGATATTCCACAGAACATGGCAGATAAAATTTCTCAGGTACAGTCTTATTTCTCTGATTTTAATTTCAAATTTGTGGATCCTTTGCAGGTTCACCTAACTCTTAAATTTCTGGGTGACGTCGATGATAAACTTATACCCGATATTGCAGAGGCTCTTGATAATATCAATTATGAACCCTTTGAAGCCCGAATTACCGGTCTTGGAGTATTTCCAAAACCCTCCTATGCAAAGGTTATCTGGATTGGGGCAGAAGGTGGTTTTGAAGGACTACATCGGGAAGTTGAGTCATGTTTGAAGGATTTAAATTTCAAGAGAGACAAAAAAGAATTTACTGCTCATCTGACTATTGCAAGGGTTAAATTCATGCCAAAATCAAAAAAAGAAAATTTTTTGAAGCTGTTCAATGAACTAAAAGATGTAGATATAGGGACAATGAGTGTTAACAGCGTTTACCTTAAGAAAAGTACATTAACTCCAGATGGACCGGTGTATGAAACACTTCATGAAGTCCATCTGGGAGATATGTAA
- a CDS encoding FAD:protein FMN transferase, producing the protein MLLAIAASIIVYSGTEDIQEEQEFKVTRNLMNTPITITVIHTDETYAYESIERAFDKIENIETTMSHFKNNSEVSRLNQEGVIHDADPELVYVIETSIHYSELSDGAFDITIKPVLDLWESKFKPGGTFEPPTPEEINNTLELVDYSSIEIEGNSIKINPAMSIVLGGIAKGYAVDMAIESLKNDGIENAFVNAGGDGKYIGLNSRQSPWKVGLQNPDREQEFITIINIHDMSVATSGNYERYFSDDARVSHIADPRTGYPSEELISATVIAEDAISADSLAIAVFVMGKEDGLKMIEQLEKTECLIITDDKQIVRSSGFSNYEAS; encoded by the coding sequence ATGCTGTTAGCAATTGCTGCATCAATTATTGTATATTCTGGTACAGAAGATATACAGGAAGAGCAGGAATTCAAAGTAACTAGAAACCTGATGAATACACCGATTACAATAACTGTGATCCATACTGATGAAACATATGCATACGAATCTATTGAGCGTGCATTCGATAAAATAGAAAATATAGAAACCACAATGAGCCACTTCAAAAATAATAGTGAAGTGAGCAGGTTAAATCAGGAAGGTGTCATCCATGACGCAGACCCTGAGCTAGTGTATGTTATTGAAACTTCCATACACTATTCCGAGTTAAGCGATGGCGCATTTGATATAACTATCAAGCCAGTACTTGATCTGTGGGAGAGCAAGTTCAAACCAGGAGGTACATTTGAACCACCCACACCAGAAGAAATCAACAACACCTTAGAACTGGTTGATTATTCCAGTATAGAAATAGAGGGTAATTCTATAAAGATAAATCCTGCTATGAGCATTGTTCTGGGAGGAATTGCAAAGGGCTATGCAGTCGACATGGCAATTGAATCATTGAAAAATGATGGAATAGAGAATGCATTTGTCAACGCAGGTGGAGACGGGAAATATATTGGCCTAAACAGTAGACAGTCTCCATGGAAAGTAGGACTTCAGAATCCTGACAGGGAGCAGGAGTTCATTACAATAATCAATATACATGACATGTCAGTTGCAACCAGTGGGAACTATGAGAGATACTTCAGTGATGATGCAAGAGTATCACATATTGCAGACCCCAGAACAGGATATCCATCAGAAGAACTGATAAGTGCAACTGTAATTGCAGAAGATGCAATCAGTGCTGATTCACTTGCCATTGCAGTGTTTGTAATGGGCAAAGAAGATGGCCTGAAAATGATAGAGCAGCTTGAAAAAACAGAATGTCTTATTATTACAGATGATAAACAAATAGTCCGATCAAGTGGCTTTAGTAACTATGAAGCCTCCTGA